In the genome of Populus trichocarpa isolate Nisqually-1 chromosome 6, P.trichocarpa_v4.1, whole genome shotgun sequence, one region contains:
- the LOC7487304 gene encoding aquaporin PIP1-2, which produces MEEGEEDVKVGANRYGEGQPIGTAAQTQHGKDYTEPPPAPLYQPGEWLSWSFYRAGIAEFVATFLFLYITVLTVMGVARSSTKCSTVGIQGIAWAFGGMIFVLVYCTAGISGGHINPAVTFGLLLARKLTLTRAVFYMIMQCLGAICGAGVVKGFQKSPYEILGGGANTVSTGYSKGSGLGVEILGTFVLVYTVFSATDAKRSARDSHVPVLAPLPIGFAVFLVHLATIPITGTGINPARSLGAALIYNKDKAWDDHWIFWVGPFIGAALASLYHQIVIRAIPFKSK; this is translated from the exons ATGGAGGAGGGAGAAGAAGATGTGAAGGTGGGTGCAAATAGGTATGGAGAGGGGCAACCCATAGGAACAGCTGCTCAAACCCAACATGGCAAGGACTACACAGAGCCACCTCCAGCACCACTTTATCAGCCTGGGGAGTGGTTATCATGGTCTTTTTACAGGGCAGGCATTGCTGAATTTGTTGCCACTTTTTTGTTCCTTTACATCACAGTTCTAACTGTCATGGGGGTGGCAAGATCCAGCACCAAGTGTTCCACGGTTGGCATTCAGGGTATTGCTTGGGCTTTTGGTGGgatgatttttgttcttgtcTATTGTACTGCTGGCATTTCAG GGGGTCACATCAACCCAGCTGTGACTTTCGGGCTGTTGTTGGCAAGGAAGCTGACATTGACAAGGGCAGTGTTTTACATGATAATGCAGTGTCTTGGAGCAATATGTGGTGCTGGTGTTGTAAAAGGTTTCCAAAAGAGCCCGTACGAGATACTTGGTGGAGGTGCAAACACTGTCAGTACAGGATACAGCAAGGGCAGTGGACTTGGCGTTGAGATTCTTGGCACCTTTGTACTTGTCTACACCGTCTTCTCTGCCACTGATGCCAAGCGTAGTGCCAGAGACTCCCATGTTCCT GTCCTGGCACCACTACCTATTGGATTTGCAGTGTTCTTGGTTCACTTGGCAACCATTCCTATTACAGGCACCGGTATTAACCCAGCCAGAAGTCTTGGTGCAGCCCTCATCTACAACAAGGACAAAGCTTGGgatgatcat TGGATATTCTGGGTAGGACCATTCATTGGAGCGGCACTTGCATCCTTGTACCATCAGATAGTGATCAGGGCCATCCCTTTCAAATCCAAATGA